TCGAGAAGATGATTGCTTTCGGCGGGATAGAGTTCGCTCTGGTAGCGGTCAAGCGCCGCGATCAGCGTGAGAATGTCCGGATGACGTGCAGATTCAGAGGTAATGGAATACATGGCAGGCTCCTTGCTGTTTTTATATCAACATAGCTCAGGCCTGCCGGAGTGGTTCATAGTATTAACTTATAGCGCGTCACTCAGCTAGCGCAGGAAGATTCGCCCTTTCAGGTACAGCGTAGCCTGGCCGCCAATCAGCACGCGGTCGCCCTTCAGCTCGCAGCGCAGATCCCCGCCACGGTATGACACCTGGCGGGCATTGAGTGACGTTTTGCCCAGCTTTTCGCTCCAGTAAGGGATCAGCATGCTGTGGGCGGATCCGGTGACGGGATCTTCCGGCACCCCTTCGCCAGGGCAGAAGAAGCGGCTGACGAAGTCATATTCTTCTCCCGGCGCCGTCACGCAGACCATTTTATCCAGCGGAAGCATGGCCCCAATATCCGGCGTTAACGCTTCCACCTGCTGCTGGCTCTCCAGCACCACCATGTAATCGCGTCCGACGCGCACCTCTTTCGCCTCCGTGATGCCCAGCGCGCTAAACAGCACCTCAGGTGGGTTTTCGACGACTTCCGTCGACCACGCGGGGAAGTTCAGCGTCAGCCAGTCGCCGCTGCGCTTGACGGTCAGCTCGCCCACGAAGCGCGTGGTGAAGGTGATTTCGGTATGCGGATAATCAAGGTATTCGAAAATGACGTGCGATGCGGCAAGCGTAGCGTGACCGCACAGGTTAATTTCATCCAGCGTGGTGAACCAGCGCAGCTCAAACCCGCCGTCGGTGCGCACGAAAAAGGCGGTCTCAGACTGGTTATGCTGTTGCGCCATTTTGAGCAGCGTTTCGTCCGGCAGCCACTCTTCCAGAGGACATACCGCTGCGGCGTTGCCGCCAAAGGTTTTATCGCTGAAGGCATCCACCAGATAAAAATCAATTTCCTGCATTGTCTCTTCCTCTCTTGTTATGGGTTTTTAGCGCAGAAAAACTGTGCCTTTCAGATAAAGCGTGGCCTGCCCGCTCATCAGCACGCGCGAACCTTTCAGCTCACAGCGTACATCGCCGCCGCGCGCTGATACCTGACGGGCGAACATCGTGGTTTTGCCCAGCTTTTCGCTCCAGTATGGGATCAGCATGGTGTGCGCGGAGCCGGTGACCGGGTCTTCCGGGACGGAAACGCCCGGTGAGAAAAAGCGGCTGACAAAATCATATTTCCCCTCACCGCGCGCCGTAACGCTCACCTTATGCTCGCCCGGCGTCATCACCGAGAAGCGCGGCGCAAGCGCTTCAACCTGCTGGCGATTTTCCAGAACGATCAGCCATGCGCGCCCTTTACGGGCTTCAACGTAGCGGCTGATACCCAGCGCCGAGAGCATCTCCGGCGGGGGTGTCTCCTGATGGGTTGGGCATGCAGGAAAGTCCAGCGTCATCCACTCCCCCTCCCGGCTGACGGTGAGGCGGCCAGAGGCGGTATCAAAGTGGATCCGCGAATCCGGGTAATCCAGCTCGGTAAACAGCACGTGCGCGGCCGCCAGCGTAGCGTGGCCGCAGAGATTGACTTCGGTAAGCGTGGTAAACCAGCGTAGCTCAATGCCCCCTTTACTGCAGACGAAAAAAGCCGTTTCCGACTGATTATGCTGCTGCGCCATTTTCAGCAAGGTCTCATCGGGTAACCATTCCTTGAGCGGGCAAACGGCGGCCGGATTGCCGCCAAACGAGGTGTCGCTGAACGCATCTACCAGATAAAAATCAATCTCCTGCATTGTCTTACCGCCTGTTTTTATTGTGTTGTTCTTTTATATTCAATGAAAACGGCGTTCCCGGCTACCGCTTTCATAAGGTAAATATTGAGATCTGCGTCACATAATGGTTGAGTTTTCGCCGTTCGACGTTTTAAGATCGTCTCCTCTTCTTTTCAGCAACGAATCTCCGACACCCCTATGACAACGAACACAGTTTCCCGCAGGGTTGCGTGGCTACGCGTGGTCACGCTGGCCATTGCCGCGTTTATTTTTAACACCACAGAATTTGTTCCGGTTGGGCTGTTGTCTGACATCGCTGAAAGTTTCCAGATGGAAACGGCGCAGGTGGGCATTATGTTGACCATCTACGCCTGGGTTGTGGCGCTGATGTCCTTGCCGTTTATGCTGCTGACCAGCCAGATGGAGCGGCGCAGGCTGCTGATCGGCCTGTTTGTGCTGTTCATCGCCAGCCATGTCCTGTCGTTTATGGCGTGGAATTTTACGGTGCTGGTCATTAGCCGCATCGGTATTGCCTTTGCCCATGCGGTGTTCTGGTCGATCACCGCGTCGCTGGCTATTCGACTCGCGCCAGCGGGTAAACGCGCCCAGGCGCTGAGCCTGATTGCCACCGGTACCGCACTGGCGATGGTGCTGGGTCTGCCGATTGGCCGCATCGTAGGGCAATACTTCGGCTGGCGTACGACGTTCTTCGCCATTGGTATGGGCGCGCTGGTTACGCTGGTATGCCTGATTAAGCTGCTGCCCGCGCTGCCGAGCGAACATTCCGGCTCGCTGAAAAGCCTGCCGCTGCTGATGCGTCGCCCGGCGCTGCTGGGTATCTACCTGCTTACCGTCATTGTGGTGACGGCCCATTACACGGCGTACAGCTACATTGAACCCTTTGTGCAGGTGGTGGCGGGCTTTAGCGCCAACTTTGCCACCGTCCTGCTGTTGATCCTCGGCGGAGCGGGCATTATTGGCAGCGTGCTGTTCGGTAAGCTGGGTAACCGGCATGCGTCAACGCTGGTGAGCTGCGCTATCGGTCTGCTGCTGGCCTGCCTGCTGCTGCTGATGCCTGCCGCAGGCAGTGAAAGCCATCTGGCGATCCTCAGCCTGTGCTGGGGCGTGGCGATCATGATTATTGGTCTGGGCATGCAGGTGAAGGTCCTGGCCCTGGCGCCGGATGCAACGGACGTCGCCATGTCGCTGTTCTCAGGGATTTTCAATCTGGGGATTGGCGCGGGCGCGCTGGTGGGAAATCAGGTAATACTGCACGTATCGATGTCGGCGATTGGCTATCTGGGCGCCATTCCGGCCCTGGTGGCGCTGGTCTGGTCAGTGCTCATCTTCCGTAAATGGCCGGTGGCGCTGGAGGAACAGGGTCAGCACGGGTAAGCCTTCTTGCCGGGTGGCGGCTTCGCCTTACCCGGCAATCACATCAATGATAGGTCTTAATAATTTCCAGCACGCCGTTAATAATAAACTGCACGCCCATACAGACCAGTAAGAAGCCCATCAGACGGGAAATCGCCTCGATACCGCCCTTGCCTACCCAGCGCATAATGGCCCCAGAACTGCGCAGCGACGCCCACACGATAACCCCGATAATCGCAAAAATCAGCGGTGGCGCAAGCGTCAGCACCCAGTCCGGGAAGGTTGCGCTGTCACGCACCGTTGATGCGGAGCTGATGATCATCGCGATGGTACCCGGCCCCGCCGTGCTCGGCATGGCAATCGGCACAAAGGCGATATTCGCACTCGGCTCGGTTTCCAGCTCTTCCGATTTACTGGTCGCTTCCGGCGACTCATGCGCTTTTTGCGCCGGGAACAGCATGCGGAAACCGATAAAGGCCACAATCAGCCCCCCGGCGATACGCAGGCCGGGGATGGAAATCCCGAAGGTGTTCATCACCACCTGTCCGGCATAGTAAGCCACCATCATGATGGCAAACACATACACCGAGGCCATCATCGACTGATGGTTGCGCTCGGCGCTGTTCATGTTCCCTGCCAGCCCGAGGAACAGCGCCACCGTCGTTAACGGGTTAGCCAACGGCAGCAAGACCACCAGCCCAAGGCTGATTGCTTTTATTAAATCCAACATAGTGCGTTGTTGTCCTTATCCATATTTAACACAGCAATTATAGGGTGAAAGTGTGACATTGAGCCATGGGTGCAACGCAACGATTATTTCCGTCCTGGAAAGATAGCTGACAGTTATCTATATGATTTGAAAGACCTCAAAAAAAGTTCATGAAACGTTTTAGCAATTCGTGGCATCGGCTGACTCATTCAGTTGACTTATACTTGCCTGAGCAATAATATCTGCCGTGACTAACTACTTGCCAGGGCAACCATTGTGAAAAGCACCAGTGATATCTTTAACGACGTTGTTCCGCTGGGTCGTCTTATTCATATGGTAAATCAGAAAAAAGATCGCCTGCTCAATGACTATCTGTCACCGCTGGATATCACCGCAACACAGTTCAAAGTGCTGTGTTCCATTCGCTGCGAAGTGTGTATTACACCGGTTGAGCTTAAAAAGGTGCTCTCTGTCGATCTGGGCGCGTTAACCCGCATGCTGGATCGTCTCGTCTGCAAAGGATGGATAGAACGAAGCCCTAACCCGAATGACAAACGCGGCGTACTGGTGAAGCTGACCAGCGATGGCGCGGCCATGTGCGAGCAATGTCATCAATTAGTAGGACAAACACTGCATCAGGAACTAACAAAAAACTTAACGGCAGATGAAGTGGCAACCCTTGAGCTTCTGCTCAAAAAAATACTGCCGTAAACAGAAAAAGAGGTATGACGATGTCCAGACGCAATACTGACGCTATCACCATTCATAGCATTTTGGACTGGATCGAAGATAACCTGGAATCGCCGCTCTCCCTTGAAAAAGTGTCAGAGCGTTCAGGTTACTCCAAATGGCACCTGCAACGGATGTTCAAAAAAGAGACCGGTCATTCATTAGGTCAATACATTCGCAGCCGCAAGCTGACGGAAATTGCCCAGAAACTGAAAGAAAGCAATGAGCCGATCCTTTATCTGGCGGAGCGTTACGGATTTGAATCGCAACAGACCCTGACGCGTACGTTCAAGAACTATTTTGACGTGCCGCCTCATAAGTATCGAATCACCAGCGTGCCGGGCGAATCCCGATACCTGTATCCGTTAAAACACTGTAGTTAATCATCGCCTGTAACAGACGTAACCGAGGAAATCATGAAAGTTACCGCCTCCGCCGCCCTCGCCTTGCTGGTGCTGTTCTCCAGCCAGACCTTCGCGGAGCAAACCCCTCGTGCAACGCAGCAAAATAATCCTGATACGATGATTTTGCCGTCAGCACATGACCAGTCGCATTATGATTTCAACCATATGGGTGCTGGTAGCGACAAATCCGACGAATTAGGCGTGCCTTATTATAATCAGCACGGCCTCTGATTCGTTTTTGCCCCGCAGACGCGGGGCTTTTTTTATGCCTTTTCGCTTACCCGCGTCGCCCGACGAACCCGCAGACCAAACACGTTAATGTACAGCCCGGCCATGATCAGCACGGCGCCAAACAGCTGCAGCGCGCTCAGCGTTTCATCCAGCAAGAGTGCCGCACTGGCAAGCCCCACCACCGGCACCAGCAGGGATAACGGCGCCACGCGCCAGGTTTCATAACGCCCCAGCAGCGATCCCCAAATCCCGTAGCCCACAATGGTGGCGACAAAGGCCAGATAGACAAGAGACAGGATTGTGGTCAGATCGATTTCGACCAGACTGTTCAGCATTACATCCGGACCATCCAGAATAAACGACGCCGCCAGAAACGGGATTATCGGGATCAGCGCGCTCCAGACAACCAGGGACATCACCGCCGGGCGCGCCTCGTGCTGCATAATCAGCTTGTTGAAGATATTCCCGCAGGCCCAGCTCAGCCCCGCCGCCAGCGTCAGCATAAAGCCGAGCAGCGCCACATCCTGGCCGTTCAGGCTGGCTTCAATAAGCACCAGCACGCCAAACACCGCCAGCGTGATCCCCGCCAGCTGTTTTCCCTGTAAACGTTCGCCAAACACGAAGGCGCCGAGAATAATGGTAAAGAACGCCTGCGCCTGCAGCACCAGCGAGGCCAGACCGGCCGGCATCCCGAACTTGATGGCGCAGAAGAGAAACGCGAACTGGCCAAAGCTGATGGTCAGGCCATAGCCCAGCAGCAGCTTTAACGGGATCTTCGGACGGGCGACGAAAAAGAGCGCCGGGAACGCGACCAGCAAAAAACGTAAACCGGCCAGCATCAGCGGCGGCATGTTGTGCAACCCCAGCTTGATGACCACAAAATTGAGCCCCCATACTACGACCACCAGCAACGCCAGCAGCCCGTCTTTACGCGTCATACCCTGCCCCTGAATTATTAATTATTTGTTAACAGTTCAAGGTAACAGAAAAAAGCGCGCGGCGAGAAGATCATTAATTATGGCAGTCAGGCGAAGCACTTACGGATAAATTAGGTGCTATACAAGCCCCTTATGTCATGGTAATCCTGTTAACACACGTCTAAAAAAAGCATAAGCAACTGTCGGGCAGGAATATGAAACCATCTCTCAGGCGCTCAACCGCAGCGCTGCTGGCGTCGTCATTGTTATTAACCATCGGTCGGGGGGCAACGCTGCCGTTCATGACCATTTATCTCACGCGCGTCTACAGCATGAGCGTCGAGAATATTGGTTATGCCCTGACGATTGCGCTGACTATCGGCGTGGTGTTCAGCCTGGGATTTGGCATTCTGGCCGATAAGTTTGATAAAAAGCGCTACATGCTGATTGCGATCGTGGCCTTTATCGCGGGGTTTGTCGCGATCCCGCTGGTCGATAACGTCACGCTGGTGGTGCTGTTCTTTGCGCTGATCAACTGCGCCTATTCCGTCTTTTCGACGGTGCTGAAGGCCTGGTTCTCCGACGTGCTCACCGCAAGCCAGAAAGCGCGCGTTTTCTCGCTTAACTACAGCTTTCTGAACATTGGCTGGACGATCGGGCCGCCGATTGGCACCCTGCTGGTGATGTACAGCCTGCAGCTGCCGTTCTGGCTGGCAGCCTTCTGCGCCGCGCTGCCGCTCGGATTCATCCATTTCTTCGTGCAGAAAAGCGTTGCGCTGGATACCGCCGAGGAGAAGATGCCCTGGCAGCCGTCGGTATTGCTGAAAGACCGCGCGCTGTTCTGGTACACGCTCTCTGGCCTGCTGGCGTCATACGTCGGAGGATCGTTCGCGACCTGTATTTCGCAATACGTTCTGGCCGCGCATGCAGACAGTAATTTCGCCGAAAAGGTGGTCGCCGTGGTATTGCCCGTCAACGCCGCCGTGGTGGTGACGTTGCAATATGCGCTGGGCCGCAAGATCTCTGCCAGCAATATTCGCCCGCTGATGACCCTCGCCACCCTGTTTTTTATCGTGGGGCTGGGTGGCTTTATGCTCTCCGGGGAAAACCTGGTTTACTGGGGCATCGCTGCCGCCATCTTTACCCTGGGTGAGATTATCTATGCACCGGGCGAATACATGCTGATCGACAACATTGCCCCGCCGGGGATGAAGGCAAGCTATTTCTCTGCGCAGGCGCTGGGCTGGCTCGGCGCGGCGGCAAACCCGATGATCACCGGTATTATCCTGACCAACCTGCCGCACTGGTCGCTATTTGTCATCATGATGGTTGCCATCGTCATGGCGTGGCTGATGGTTTTGCGTGGGATGAGCGTGAAGGCGTGGTGTGAAACGCCCAACGTGGCGTAGCGCTTCCAGGCCGGGTGAGGCGTAGCCGCCACCCGGCAATAAAGCATCAGTGGTGCAGCATTTCCTCTACCACCTGCTCTTTGTACATCTCATTCGGATAATAGGTCGGCCAGTTATCCATCTCTTTCAGCAGCGCCTCGTGGGAGGTGTTGCCCATGAAAATGTGGAAGTGCGAAGAGGCCTTCGGGGCGATGGTGTGGTCGCTGAACTGAACAAACTTCGGTGCCTTGCTGCCGGCATCCTTACACTCAAACAGGTAGCGAACGCCTTTTTTGCCCGATGCGTAGGTCAGTATTTTGTAGCCGCTGTAATCATACTGACAGCGGCTGACCGCTTTGCCCTTATGAAATTCCATCACGTTGTTTTCGATGCCGATAGCATCCACGTCCGTCGCATAGCCCTTGCGGTAGTATGCTTTCACCTCGTCAAAGGTTTTGCTTTTGTCTTTCTGCGCTTTCTGTTTAAAAACCGGATCCAGCGAGCCGTCCATCAGGAACGGATAGACCGACTGCCAGGTCCCGTCCCAGTCAGACAGCGCTCTGTCCTTCACGTCCTTATCCTCAAACACGCCGTTCGCCGCCCTCTGTTCCGCTTCGGTCATCTGATGGCCGTGCGAGTGAGCAAACAGCTGGCCGCTGACCAGCAGCGCCCCCAGAGTCATGGCAAATTTCCCAAAATGTGCAGCCAACATAACACCCTCATTCCGTTTTATAAGAATGCGGATGTTATATTATAACATTTCAAATCGCAACCAATCCGCGAACGCCCTCCTGCTCCATGTTTTCACCCCGGCCGCGCTGGATAATGGTGCCGCGCGACATCAGCAGATAGCTGTCGGCCAGCTCGGCGGCAAAGTCGTAAAACTGTTCGACCAGCAGGATCGCCATGTCGCCTCGGTTCGCCAGGGTGCGGATCACCTGTCCAATCTCTTTAATCACCGATGGCTGTATGCCTTCGGTCGGCTCATCGAGAATCAACAGCTGCGGACGGCTCGCCAGCGCGCGACCAATCGCCAGCTGCTGCTGCTGTCCACCGGAAAGATCGCCCCCGCGACGATGCCTCATCTCTTTAAGCACCGGAAACAGCTGCCAGATCTCATCCGGAACCTGCTTCGCCTCGCGGGCGGAAAAACGCGACAGCCCGAGCAGAAGATTCTCTTCCACGGTCAGGCGCGGGAAAATCTCGCGGCCCTGCGGGACGTACGCCACGCCAGAGTGCACCCGCTGGTGCGGCTTGCTGTGGGTGATTTTTTTACCCTGCCAGATAACCTCCCCGGTTTTCGCCGGGATCAGCCCCATCAGACACTTCAGCAGCGTGGTTTTCCCGACGCCGTTGCGCCCCAGCAGGCAGGTGACCTCTCCGGTGACGGCCTCAAAACTCACGCCGCGCAGGATATGGCTGCCGCCGTAATACTGATTCAGTTCGTTAACCTGTAACATCATCGCTCCTTAGCGCCCCAGATAGACCTCAATCACCTGCTCGTTAGCCTGCACCTCGCGAAGCGAACCTTCCGCCAGCACGCGGCCCTGATGCAGCACCGTGACGTGGTCGGCGATAGTCTCAACAAAGCCCATATCGTGCTCCACCACCATCAGGGAGTGCTTACCCGCCAGCGTTTTGAACAGCTCGGCGGTGTATTCGGTTTCCGCGTCGGTCATCCCGGCGGCCGGTTCATCCAGCAGCAGCAGGTGCGGGTCCTGCACCAGAAGCATACCGATTTCCAGAAACTGTTTTTGCCCGTGAGAAAGCAGCCCGGCGCGTCGGTCGCGCTCGCAGCTAAGGCGCAGCAAAACCAGCATCTCATCGATGCGGTCGCGCTGTTCACCGTTGAGTTTTGCCCGCAGGCTCGCCCAGACGGATTTATCGGTTTTCATGGCGATCTCCAGGTTTTCCCACACCGTCAGCGCTTCAAAAACCGTGGGCTTCTGGAATTTACGGCCGATCCCCTGGCGGGCAATGGCCGCGGGCTCCAGCGCGGTCAGGTCGATAGACTGATCGTAAATCGCCCTGCCGCTATTTGGCCGCGTTTTGCCGGTGATGACGTCCATCAGCGTGGTTTTACCGGCGCCGTTAGGGCCAATCACGCAGCGCAGCTCGCCCACGCCGATATTCAGCGACAGATCGGTCAGGGCCTGAAATCCGTCAAAATTGACGTTAATGGCCTCAAGCTGCAGCACCGGGTCGGTCTGTTCACGGTAACGATCGCCCGGCAACTGGCGGGTAAATAACCCTTCGGCTGGCTGCATTATTTATCTCCCTTTCGAAACAGACCGTAGACGCCGCGCGGTAAAAACAGCGTGACGGCGATGAAAATCAGCCCCAGGAACAGCTGCCAGTATTCCGGCATCGCGACGGTGAAGAAGCTCTTGGCGCCGTTCACCAGCGCCGCGCCAATCACTGGCCCGACCAGCGTGCCGCGCCCGCCCAGCGCCACCCAGATCGCGGCTTCAATCGAGTTGGTCGGCGACATTTCGCCGGGGTTAATTATGCCCACCTGCGGGACGTACAGCGCCCCCGCCAGGCCGCACAGCACGGCGGAAAGCGTCCATACCAGCAGCTTGAACCCGCGCGGATCGTAGCCGCAAAACGTCAGGCGGTTTTCGGCGTCGCGAACGGCGGTCAGGATGCGGCCAAACTTGCTCTTCGCCAGGGCAAATCCGGTGCCTAACGCCAGAAGCAGCAACAGCACGGTCGCCAGAAACAGCGCGATACGGGTGGTCGTTTCCGTTACCGAAAACCCGAGCAGCGTGGTGAAGCCGGTAAAGCCGTTATTGCCGCCAAAACCGGTTTCGTTGCGAAAGAACAGCAGCATCCCGGCATAGGTCAGCGCCTGGGTCATAATCGAGAAATAGACCCCTTTGATCTTTGAACGGAAGGCGAACCAGCCGAACACCAGTGCCAGCAGGCCCGGCACCATCACAATCAGCACCAGCGCCCAGGCAAAATGCTGGGTTCCCCACCAGAACCACGGCAGCTCGCTCCAGGAGAGAAACGACATAAACGCAGGAAGACCGTCACCCGCAGCCTGACGCATCAGGTACATGCCCATCGCGTAGCCGCCCAGGGCGAAGAAGATGCCGTGCCCAAGAGAGAGCATCCCGGCGTAGCCCCACACCAGATCCAGCGCCACCGCAACGATGGCATAGCAGAGGATCTTGCCAATCAACGTCAGCATCCAGGTCGACAGCGCCAGCGGATGCGTCGCAGGCAGTAAGGCGAAAAACGGTAATATCAGCAGACACACCACCATCAGGCTACCTGCAAGTTGCGTTGTGCGCGGCGCTTTGCGCGCCAGCGTTAAGGTCAGCGGCTGGCTCATCAGTCAATCACCCTCCCTTTCAGCGCAAACAGCCCCTGAGGGCGTTTTTGAATAAACAGCACGATCGCCACCAGAATCACGATCTTGCCCAGCACCGCCCCCATCTGCGGTTCAAGAATTTTATTGAAAATACCCAGACCAAACGCCGCGGCCACGCTGCCTGCCAGCTGGCCTACGCCACCGAGAACGACCACGAGGAAAGAGTCGATGATGTAGCCCTGACCCAGCTCCGGCCCGACGTTACCGAGCTGCGATAGCGCCACGCCGCCTAACCCCGCAATTCCTGAGCCAAGCCCAAACGCCAGCATATCGACGCGGCCTGTCGGTACCCCGCAGCAGGCGGCCATGCTGCGGTTCTGCGTCACCGCACGCACGTTGAGCCCCAGACGGGTTTTATTCAGAATGAGCCAGGTAAAGAACAGCACCAGCAGCACGAAGCCCAGCACCACGATGCGGTTCCACGGCAGCGTCAGGTTGGCAAAAACCTGCACCCCGCCGGACAGCCATGCCGGGTTGGCCACCTCCAGGTTCTGGGCGCCAAACGTCATGCGCACCAGCTGGATGAGCATCAGGCTAATCCCCCACGTTGCCAGCAGCGTTTCCAGCGGACGACCGTACAGATGGCGGATCACGGTGCGCTCCAGCACCATCCCGATGCCCGCCGTCAGGCAGAACGCGACTGGAAGCGCGATAACGGGATAGAGCGCCAGCCACTGGGGCGCAAGCCCGGCCATTGCCTGCTGCACCATCCAGGTGGCATACGCTCCCAGCATCAGCATCTCACCGTGCGCCATATTGATGACGCCCAGCAGGCCGTAGGTGATGGCAAGCCCCAGCGCCGCCAGCAGCAGCACCGACCCCAGAGAGAGCCCCATAAACGCCTGGCCCAGCAG
This region of Enterobacter asburiae genomic DNA includes:
- a CDS encoding PhzF family phenazine biosynthesis protein; the encoded protein is MQEIDFYLVDAFSDKTFGGNAAAVCPLEEWLPDETLLKMAQQHNQSETAFFVRTDGGFELRWFTTLDEINLCGHATLAASHVIFEYLDYPHTEITFTTRFVGELTVKRSGDWLTLNFPAWSTEVVENPPEVLFSALGITEAKEVRVGRDYMVVLESQQQVEALTPDIGAMLPLDKMVCVTAPGEEYDFVSRFFCPGEGVPEDPVTGSAHSMLIPYWSEKLGKTSLNARQVSYRGGDLRCELKGDRVLIGGQATLYLKGRIFLR
- the urtC gene encoding urea ABC transporter permease subunit UrtC, giving the protein MSQPLTLTLARKAPRTTQLAGSLMVVCLLILPFFALLPATHPLALSTWMLTLIGKILCYAIVAVALDLVWGYAGMLSLGHGIFFALGGYAMGMYLMRQAAGDGLPAFMSFLSWSELPWFWWGTQHFAWALVLIVMVPGLLALVFGWFAFRSKIKGVYFSIMTQALTYAGMLLFFRNETGFGGNNGFTGFTTLLGFSVTETTTRIALFLATVLLLLLALGTGFALAKSKFGRILTAVRDAENRLTFCGYDPRGFKLLVWTLSAVLCGLAGALYVPQVGIINPGEMSPTNSIEAAIWVALGGRGTLVGPVIGAALVNGAKSFFTVAMPEYWQLFLGLIFIAVTLFLPRGVYGLFRKGDK
- the marR gene encoding multiple antibiotic resistance transcriptional regulator MarR; protein product: MKSTSDIFNDVVPLGRLIHMVNQKKDRLLNDYLSPLDITATQFKVLCSIRCEVCITPVELKKVLSVDLGALTRMLDRLVCKGWIERSPNPNDKRGVLVKLTSDGAAMCEQCHQLVGQTLHQELTKNLTADEVATLELLLKKILP
- the marA gene encoding MDR efflux pump AcrAB transcriptional activator MarA translates to MSRRNTDAITIHSILDWIEDNLESPLSLEKVSERSGYSKWHLQRMFKKETGHSLGQYIRSRKLTEIAQKLKESNEPILYLAERYGFESQQTLTRTFKNYFDVPPHKYRITSVPGESRYLYPLKHCS
- the zinT gene encoding metal-binding protein ZinT: MAAHFGKFAMTLGALLVSGQLFAHSHGHQMTEAEQRAANGVFEDKDVKDRALSDWDGTWQSVYPFLMDGSLDPVFKQKAQKDKSKTFDEVKAYYRKGYATDVDAIGIENNVMEFHKGKAVSRCQYDYSGYKILTYASGKKGVRYLFECKDAGSKAPKFVQFSDHTIAPKASSHFHIFMGNTSHEALLKEMDNWPTYYPNEMYKEQVVEEMLHH
- a CDS encoding MarC family NAAT transporter encodes the protein MLDLIKAISLGLVVLLPLANPLTTVALFLGLAGNMNSAERNHQSMMASVYVFAIMMVAYYAGQVVMNTFGISIPGLRIAGGLIVAFIGFRMLFPAQKAHESPEATSKSEELETEPSANIAFVPIAMPSTAGPGTIAMIISSASTVRDSATFPDWVLTLAPPLIFAIIGVIVWASLRSSGAIMRWVGKGGIEAISRLMGFLLVCMGVQFIINGVLEIIKTYH
- the marB gene encoding multiple antibiotic resistance protein MarB; protein product: MKVTASAALALLVLFSSQTFAEQTPRATQQNNPDTMILPSAHDQSHYDFNHMGAGSDKSDELGVPYYNQHGL
- the urtE gene encoding urea ABC transporter ATP-binding subunit UrtE — its product is MLQVNELNQYYGGSHILRGVSFEAVTGEVTCLLGRNGVGKTTLLKCLMGLIPAKTGEVIWQGKKITHSKPHQRVHSGVAYVPQGREIFPRLTVEENLLLGLSRFSAREAKQVPDEIWQLFPVLKEMRHRRGGDLSGGQQQQLAIGRALASRPQLLILDEPTEGIQPSVIKEIGQVIRTLANRGDMAILLVEQFYDFAAELADSYLLMSRGTIIQRGRGENMEQEGVRGLVAI
- the eamA gene encoding O-acetylserine/cysteine exporter — protein: MTRKDGLLALLVVVVWGLNFVVIKLGLHNMPPLMLAGLRFLLVAFPALFFVARPKIPLKLLLGYGLTISFGQFAFLFCAIKFGMPAGLASLVLQAQAFFTIILGAFVFGERLQGKQLAGITLAVFGVLVLIEASLNGQDVALLGFMLTLAAGLSWACGNIFNKLIMQHEARPAVMSLVVWSALIPIIPFLAASFILDGPDVMLNSLVEIDLTTILSLVYLAFVATIVGYGIWGSLLGRYETWRVAPLSLLVPVVGLASAALLLDETLSALQLFGAVLIMAGLYINVFGLRVRRATRVSEKA
- the ydeE gene encoding efflux MFS transporter YdeE produces the protein MKPSLRRSTAALLASSLLLTIGRGATLPFMTIYLTRVYSMSVENIGYALTIALTIGVVFSLGFGILADKFDKKRYMLIAIVAFIAGFVAIPLVDNVTLVVLFFALINCAYSVFSTVLKAWFSDVLTASQKARVFSLNYSFLNIGWTIGPPIGTLLVMYSLQLPFWLAAFCAALPLGFIHFFVQKSVALDTAEEKMPWQPSVLLKDRALFWYTLSGLLASYVGGSFATCISQYVLAAHADSNFAEKVVAVVLPVNAAVVVTLQYALGRKISASNIRPLMTLATLFFIVGLGGFMLSGENLVYWGIAAAIFTLGEIIYAPGEYMLIDNIAPPGMKASYFSAQALGWLGAAANPMITGIILTNLPHWSLFVIMMVAIVMAWLMVLRGMSVKAWCETPNVA
- a CDS encoding PhzF family phenazine biosynthesis protein; protein product: MQEIDFYLVDAFSDTSFGGNPAAVCPLKEWLPDETLLKMAQQHNQSETAFFVCSKGGIELRWFTTLTEVNLCGHATLAAAHVLFTELDYPDSRIHFDTASGRLTVSREGEWMTLDFPACPTHQETPPPEMLSALGISRYVEARKGRAWLIVLENRQQVEALAPRFSVMTPGEHKVSVTARGEGKYDFVSRFFSPGVSVPEDPVTGSAHTMLIPYWSEKLGKTTMFARQVSARGGDVRCELKGSRVLMSGQATLYLKGTVFLR
- the urtD gene encoding urea ABC transporter ATP-binding protein UrtD, which codes for MQPAEGLFTRQLPGDRYREQTDPVLQLEAINVNFDGFQALTDLSLNIGVGELRCVIGPNGAGKTTLMDVITGKTRPNSGRAIYDQSIDLTALEPAAIARQGIGRKFQKPTVFEALTVWENLEIAMKTDKSVWASLRAKLNGEQRDRIDEMLVLLRLSCERDRRAGLLSHGQKQFLEIGMLLVQDPHLLLLDEPAAGMTDAETEYTAELFKTLAGKHSLMVVEHDMGFVETIADHVTVLHQGRVLAEGSLREVQANEQVIEVYLGR
- a CDS encoding sugar transporter, whose protein sequence is MTTNTVSRRVAWLRVVTLAIAAFIFNTTEFVPVGLLSDIAESFQMETAQVGIMLTIYAWVVALMSLPFMLLTSQMERRRLLIGLFVLFIASHVLSFMAWNFTVLVISRIGIAFAHAVFWSITASLAIRLAPAGKRAQALSLIATGTALAMVLGLPIGRIVGQYFGWRTTFFAIGMGALVTLVCLIKLLPALPSEHSGSLKSLPLLMRRPALLGIYLLTVIVVTAHYTAYSYIEPFVQVVAGFSANFATVLLLILGGAGIIGSVLFGKLGNRHASTLVSCAIGLLLACLLLLMPAAGSESHLAILSLCWGVAIMIIGLGMQVKVLALAPDATDVAMSLFSGIFNLGIGAGALVGNQVILHVSMSAIGYLGAIPALVALVWSVLIFRKWPVALEEQGQHG